A portion of the Malania oleifera isolate guangnan ecotype guangnan chromosome 3, ASM2987363v1, whole genome shotgun sequence genome contains these proteins:
- the LOC131151071 gene encoding uncharacterized protein LOC131151071 isoform X2, giving the protein MRASFWAGDSNNASTSSAPPRIPQAVSGQPSTRRSNIIPLLVRREVSPRVSRSSKRLWGKASKCHVAFYGTKFESQGDPRVGLISWVEAESLQHLSAEYCTLLPSPRSTIAAAFSPDGKTLASTHGDHTVKIIDCQTGRCLKVLTGHRRTPWVARFHPLYPEILASGSLDHEVCLWNANTAECIGSRDFYRPIASIAFHAHGELLAVASGHKLYIWHYSRRDEMSRPTIVLKTRRSLRAVHFHPYAAPFLLTAEVNDLDSSDSPMTFATSSGYLCYPPPTVYVADAHSTSRSRLTDEPPLIPLPVLTWLSSAGDDGRMISQHTDRTVGSSDAQQRVDTSASVRLLTYSTPSGQYELLLSPVEPSSSSPVPEETGSSSFLGEVENAHSRSAMDAMEVQPEESSNQFFSFGDPMHWELPFLQGWLMGRSQANQRPTHLLGGVQGNSFAFSEVEFPAVIGSSVASATVGQPSITGRRHHSSHSRIISTTVPLEGANVVQDENDPQSATGRNHSEFATSLAAAAAAAAELPCTVKLRVWHHDVKNPCASLDEERCRLTIPHAVLCSEMGAHFSPCGRFLAACVTCMLPHLEADPGLHGMMHHDTGTATSPTRHPISGHQVIFGLVLASRAIRAAHCLTSIQFSPTSEHLLLAYGRRHGSLLKSVLIDGETAVPIYTILEVYRVSDMELVRVLPSAEDEVNVACFHPSVGGGLVYGTKEGKLRILQYDSSHGIAHVSSSYLDENRVPTYALEC; this is encoded by the exons ATGAGGGCTTCTTTCTGGGCGGGCGATTCAAATAATGCATCAACATCCAGTGCTCCGCCACGCATTCCTCAGGCAGTTTCGGGCCAGCCCAGTACCCGTCGCAG CAACATCATTCCACTGCTAGTGCGAAGAGAGGTTTCTCCTCGAGTGAGCCGTTCATCAAAAAGGTTATGGGGCAAAGCTTCTAAGTGCCATGTGGCTTTTTATGGGACCAAGTTTGAATCACAAGGAGATCCAAGAGTTGGTCTCATCTCATG GGTAGAGGCAGAGTCATTGCAGCATTTATCTGCTGAATATTGCACTTTGCTGCCCTCTCCTAGGTCAACTATAGCGGCAGCCTTTAGTCCTGATGGAAAAACTCTTGCTTCTACACA TGGAGACCATACAGTAAAGATAATTGATTGCCAAACTGGGAGATGCTTAAAGGTATTGACTGGTCATCGGAGGACACCCTGGGTG GCCAGGTTTCATCCCTTGTATCCAGAAATACTTGCAAGTGGAAGTTTGGATCATGAAGTATGCTTATGGAATGCCAATACTGCGGAGTGTATAGGATCTCGTGATTTTT ACCGTCCAATTGCTTCTATTGCCTTTCATGCGCATGGGGAACTTCTTGCTGTAGCTTCAGGCCATAAG CTGTACATATGGCACTATAGTCGGAGAGATGAGATGTCACGTCCAACCATTGTGCTGAAAACCCGACGTTCGCTTCGAGCTGTGCATTTCCACCCATATGCTGCTCCATTTCTTTTAACTGCCGAG GTCAATGATCTCGATTCATCTGATTCCCCAATGACATTTGCAACTTCTTCAGGCTACTTGTGCTATCCCCCTCCTACTGTATATGTGGCAGATGCTCATTCTACTAGTCGATCTCGTTTGACAGATGAACCACCGCTCATCCCTCTACCTGTCTTAACCTGGCTTTCTAGTGCTGGAGATGATGGGAGAATGATTTCACAGCATACAGATAGGACCGTTGGTTCAAGTGATGCACAACAGAGggtggatacttctgcttcagTGCGTCTCCTGACATATTCTACTCCATCGGGGCAATATGAACTGCTGTTGTCTCCTGTAGAACCTAGCAGCTCATCTCCTGTACCAGAGGAAACTGGATCTAGTTCTTTCTTGGGTGAAGTGGAGAATGCACATTCTCGGTCAGCTATGGATGCTATGGAAGTGCAGCCTGAAGAAAGTAGTAATCAGTTTTTTTCTTTTGGGGACCCAATGCACTGGGAGCTACCTTTCTTGCAAGGGTGGTTAATGGGCCGAAGCCAAGCGAACCAGCGCCCGACACATCTGCTTGGCGGTGTTCAAGGCAATTCATTTGCATTTAGTGAAGTGGAATTTCCAGCTGTAATAGGTTCCTCAGTAGCATCAGCAACCGTTGGCCAACCCAGCATTACAGGAAGGCGACATCATTCATCGCACTCACGTATAATATCCACAACTGTACCTCTTGAAGGTGCTAATGTTGTACAGGATGAAAATGATCCTCAATCTGCTACGGGTAGAAATCATTCTGAATTTGCCACATCACTGGCAGCAGCGGCAGCTGCAGCTGCGGAGTTACCTTGTACAGTAAAGCTAAGAGTATGGCATCATGATGTAAAAAATCCATGTGCATCTCTTGATGAAGAAAGATGTCGCTTAACCATACCACATGCTGTGCTTTGTAG tgaAATGGGTGCCCATTTTTCGCCTTGTGGGAGATTTTTGGCAGCCTGTGTCACATGTATGCTGCCTCATTTGGAAGCTGATCCTGGATTACACGGCATGATGCACCATGATACTGGGACTGCAACATCCCCTACACGACACCCAATTTCAGGTCACCAAGTCAT attTGGCCTAGTGCTTGCATCACGAGCTATCAGAGCTGCTCATTGTTTAACTTCAATTCAG TTTTCACCCACATCGGAACACTTATTACTTGCCTATGGTCGTCGCCATGGTTCACTTCTTAAAAGTGTTCTCATTGATGGAGAGACAGCGGTGCCAATTTACACAATTCTGgag GTCTACAGAGTTTCAGATATGGAACTTGTAAGAGTTCTTCCCAGTGCAGAGGATGAGGTCAATGTAGCTTGTTTTCACCCTTCAGTTGGTGGGGGCCTTGTCTATGGAACAAAA GAAGGGAAGCTTAGAATACTTCAGTATGACAGTTCTCATGGCATTGCCCATGTGTCATCCTCTTATCTTGATGAGAACAGG GTACCAACATATGCTTTAGAATGCTGA
- the LOC131151071 gene encoding uncharacterized protein LOC131151071 isoform X1: protein MRASFWAGDSNNASTSSAPPRIPQAVSGQPSTRRSNIIPLLVRREVSPRVSRSSKRLWGKASKCHVAFYGTKFESQGDPRVGLISWVEAESLQHLSAEYCTLLPSPRSTIAAAFSPDGKTLASTHGDHTVKIIDCQTGRCLKVLTGHRRTPWVARFHPLYPEILASGSLDHEVCLWNANTAECIGSRDFYRPIASIAFHAHGELLAVASGHKLYIWHYSRRDEMSRPTIVLKTRRSLRAVHFHPYAAPFLLTAEVNDLDSSDSPMTFATSSGYLCYPPPTVYVADAHSTSRSRLTDEPPLIPLPVLTWLSSAGDDGRMISQHTDRTVGSSDAQQRVDTSASVRLLTYSTPSGQYELLLSPVEPSSSSPVPEETGSSSFLGEVENAHSRSAMDAMEVQPEESSNQFFSFGDPMHWELPFLQGWLMGRSQANQRPTHLLGGVQGNSFAFSEVEFPAVIGSSVASATVGQPSITGRRHHSSHSRIISTTVPLEGANVVQDENDPQSATGRNHSEFATSLAAAAAAAAELPCTVKLRVWHHDVKNPCASLDEERCRLTIPHAVLCSEMGAHFSPCGRFLAACVTCMLPHLEADPGLHGMMHHDTGTATSPTRHPISGHQVMYELRIYSLEEATFGLVLASRAIRAAHCLTSIQFSPTSEHLLLAYGRRHGSLLKSVLIDGETAVPIYTILEVYRVSDMELVRVLPSAEDEVNVACFHPSVGGGLVYGTKEGKLRILQYDSSHGIAHVSSSYLDENRVPTYALEC, encoded by the exons ATGAGGGCTTCTTTCTGGGCGGGCGATTCAAATAATGCATCAACATCCAGTGCTCCGCCACGCATTCCTCAGGCAGTTTCGGGCCAGCCCAGTACCCGTCGCAG CAACATCATTCCACTGCTAGTGCGAAGAGAGGTTTCTCCTCGAGTGAGCCGTTCATCAAAAAGGTTATGGGGCAAAGCTTCTAAGTGCCATGTGGCTTTTTATGGGACCAAGTTTGAATCACAAGGAGATCCAAGAGTTGGTCTCATCTCATG GGTAGAGGCAGAGTCATTGCAGCATTTATCTGCTGAATATTGCACTTTGCTGCCCTCTCCTAGGTCAACTATAGCGGCAGCCTTTAGTCCTGATGGAAAAACTCTTGCTTCTACACA TGGAGACCATACAGTAAAGATAATTGATTGCCAAACTGGGAGATGCTTAAAGGTATTGACTGGTCATCGGAGGACACCCTGGGTG GCCAGGTTTCATCCCTTGTATCCAGAAATACTTGCAAGTGGAAGTTTGGATCATGAAGTATGCTTATGGAATGCCAATACTGCGGAGTGTATAGGATCTCGTGATTTTT ACCGTCCAATTGCTTCTATTGCCTTTCATGCGCATGGGGAACTTCTTGCTGTAGCTTCAGGCCATAAG CTGTACATATGGCACTATAGTCGGAGAGATGAGATGTCACGTCCAACCATTGTGCTGAAAACCCGACGTTCGCTTCGAGCTGTGCATTTCCACCCATATGCTGCTCCATTTCTTTTAACTGCCGAG GTCAATGATCTCGATTCATCTGATTCCCCAATGACATTTGCAACTTCTTCAGGCTACTTGTGCTATCCCCCTCCTACTGTATATGTGGCAGATGCTCATTCTACTAGTCGATCTCGTTTGACAGATGAACCACCGCTCATCCCTCTACCTGTCTTAACCTGGCTTTCTAGTGCTGGAGATGATGGGAGAATGATTTCACAGCATACAGATAGGACCGTTGGTTCAAGTGATGCACAACAGAGggtggatacttctgcttcagTGCGTCTCCTGACATATTCTACTCCATCGGGGCAATATGAACTGCTGTTGTCTCCTGTAGAACCTAGCAGCTCATCTCCTGTACCAGAGGAAACTGGATCTAGTTCTTTCTTGGGTGAAGTGGAGAATGCACATTCTCGGTCAGCTATGGATGCTATGGAAGTGCAGCCTGAAGAAAGTAGTAATCAGTTTTTTTCTTTTGGGGACCCAATGCACTGGGAGCTACCTTTCTTGCAAGGGTGGTTAATGGGCCGAAGCCAAGCGAACCAGCGCCCGACACATCTGCTTGGCGGTGTTCAAGGCAATTCATTTGCATTTAGTGAAGTGGAATTTCCAGCTGTAATAGGTTCCTCAGTAGCATCAGCAACCGTTGGCCAACCCAGCATTACAGGAAGGCGACATCATTCATCGCACTCACGTATAATATCCACAACTGTACCTCTTGAAGGTGCTAATGTTGTACAGGATGAAAATGATCCTCAATCTGCTACGGGTAGAAATCATTCTGAATTTGCCACATCACTGGCAGCAGCGGCAGCTGCAGCTGCGGAGTTACCTTGTACAGTAAAGCTAAGAGTATGGCATCATGATGTAAAAAATCCATGTGCATCTCTTGATGAAGAAAGATGTCGCTTAACCATACCACATGCTGTGCTTTGTAG tgaAATGGGTGCCCATTTTTCGCCTTGTGGGAGATTTTTGGCAGCCTGTGTCACATGTATGCTGCCTCATTTGGAAGCTGATCCTGGATTACACGGCATGATGCACCATGATACTGGGACTGCAACATCCCCTACACGACACCCAATTTCAGGTCACCAAGTCATGTATGAGCTTCGGATATATTCCCTTGAAGAGGCAAC attTGGCCTAGTGCTTGCATCACGAGCTATCAGAGCTGCTCATTGTTTAACTTCAATTCAG TTTTCACCCACATCGGAACACTTATTACTTGCCTATGGTCGTCGCCATGGTTCACTTCTTAAAAGTGTTCTCATTGATGGAGAGACAGCGGTGCCAATTTACACAATTCTGgag GTCTACAGAGTTTCAGATATGGAACTTGTAAGAGTTCTTCCCAGTGCAGAGGATGAGGTCAATGTAGCTTGTTTTCACCCTTCAGTTGGTGGGGGCCTTGTCTATGGAACAAAA GAAGGGAAGCTTAGAATACTTCAGTATGACAGTTCTCATGGCATTGCCCATGTGTCATCCTCTTATCTTGATGAGAACAGG GTACCAACATATGCTTTAGAATGCTGA